AGAAGCCCTGTTTTTCAGCTTGAGATAACCACTTCATATCTTGTTATACAGCTGTGTTCATGTTTGCAGGTCTTCTAATAAACTGGTGATAAAGTTGAATCCATATGTGCCTTTTAGACAGTTTCCTGTTGATGTTGAAAATTGCGTAATTTTTGTACCTCTTTGGAACTGAGAGGTGTGAGTGTCATTGAGCCCCTCTGGTCAGAAGCACCAGTCTAGCTGGTGAATCTCATAAGCCACAGCAAAGATACACCATCTCTGGAGGAGAACAGAAGCAAGGTGTTCCCTAGCAATGTGGAATTGCAAATGACTTTATGCAGATTTATACAAGCCACAGTAAGGCCAGCTGCCAAGAATAAAGGTTAGCTAGGCTTATCTTAATATATAGAAATTCAACGTCTGTTGTGGGAATGAAAGCCAGAAAATGTCCAAACACCAGTTAAGTCTGGATGACTACTTGGTTGTATTACCACGAGTTGTCTCAGACAGCTCTATTTTTACAAATTATTCAGCATTACCTGTATGCTTGCAtatttctgtggcatttttcTATGTACAGCATAGTACTCAGTACTAATATCTAAACAGTGCTAAACTGGTCATGGTACTGGTAAGTTGATGCTGTGACAACATTGCACTGAGCTTCTGATGGTCTACTCTCTTCAGAAGCTAATTAAAAGCCAGTTCAGATACTCCCTGTAACTGCAATAGAGGCAAGTCTCTCCTCTTAATAGCACAGTTCAACATGCACTGACAGCCTAGTAAGTTCTCTCTAGGTTGGGTCACAGAGTTGTGCGTACATGGCAGGCAGCAGTTAGTTCTCTGACACAAAGAAGCTACTGACCACCTCAGAACCTGAATTCTTGTTATGCTTTTCACCTGTAAAGTTAGCAGTGAGATGAGCTGGAAGGACTGAGTCTGATCTGACTGATGAGTCTCTGAGATTCATAGAAGATGCTATAAAATTGAGCTCCTAATTTTGATACTGCAGACTGATTAttgcttttgtctttcaggATGGGATTCCTTACATGGGATCCAGTGCAGGAACCAATGTTGCTACCATCAGCATCAATACCACCAATGACATGCCAATTGTTTACCCACCTTCCCTGAAGGCTCTAGGATTAGTTCCTTTTAATATTAACCCTCACTACCTGGACCCAGATGTTAAAAGAACCCACATGGGTGTAAGTAAAGCACACCAGAACTAACACAGTAACCAGAGTGTGGAGGAGTAACAATAGTGTGCATTTTTGAGGCCTTACAAAGCTATAATATGTCAAACAGCTGCTCCCtagagaaactgaaaatgtcAATAAAGGCAGTAAGTAACACTTTACTTCCTCCTAAAACTTACCTTTGCTTGGGAAGAGGAGTTGGCAATAGTATTACTGAACAAAGTGTTTTTCACAAACAGAAGCTTTGCAATGTCTGAAATACTGTTGAAATGCTTGATATATGGAATGGAagactttctttaaaaaaaaaaaaaaaagataaacctGAAGCGTTAAGATACAAAGCACTATGGTTCTGGAAAGTTCTGTCTTACCTGCTGCTTGGGAAGACCTAACTTAAACATAGATTAAGAAGCTTAAATAGCTGGAGGTCAGAAGAAATGAGCAGAACAGGGAGATCTTGAGACTCATAGAGTTGTGTAAGAAAAGACCTGGGCACTGATGTCGttgcagggagcacagcctgtAATGTCCAGAACTGAGCAAGCACATGCACTatagctgaaagaaaaacacttcagcCATCAAGCATAAAGACAGATCTGCATACAGTGGGAAGATGCGCCTTCTTGAATAGCATGTCAGCTAATTCCTCAGGCAACAAACTGTGTGGTGCATCTTTTAACAACCTAAATACATTCCTCCTTGTAATCAAAATTCCATGGTTAGAAGTAATAAGAATTAGGGAACAATGAAGAAATGGTGGGTATAGGTGTGCTTCCAGAATTTAGATGTAGTTGTAGATATTCATTTAATCAGCTTGTCACTAGATAAGCAGACAGTTCTTTCCCTATAAATAACTTCTGCTCTTTCTCTCAGAGGAAGCTGGAAGCTCTGTGCTGTACCAAGTCCCTGCTGTgttcctgtttttatttctttcctgttgctCAGTTCAACAGTAAACCTCAGGAAACATGACAGAGCTGTTCACAAAAGGAAACCCTTCATAGTGGAATACCTACTTGAAGACAAACAAGCAAATACTCACTTAAAGCAAATAATCACTTAAAAGCCATGATTCACTACTCTTTCACAAAAGTGGCACCTCAGGCATTTGCTTCTACCACCTTCCTGGCAGTATTAGTACTATCTCTGCACATAGAGATAGtactaattaaaaaaagagcTTGGATGAATTGAATAGGTTTTAAGGTTTTTCTGGGCGGGGATTGTGTGAGTTCTGTTTGATCAACCTGCGGTAAATTGCTGCTAATGATGAACTGTAAAACACAGATCTATTTAGTCAATCCTGCCATCCCATTCTGCTTGAGGGGAAGTGCCTGCTTTGTTTAATGTTATGAAATTGTTTCATATCATGTTGCCTGGATAGCTTCAAGTCCTACCTTATGGCCTGGGAAGCTAAATCTATGCTTATTATTGCAGGAGACAAGAGAGGAAAGAATTCGCCAGTATCATGAAGAACCAAACACCCCCCCAGTTCTGGTGAGTAGTAGTTCTCCATCAGGAAGCTGTAGCAtgataaacattttaaatgcattcaTGTTAGCTTTCAGTGTGGGTTCCCCACCTGTCAAGTCTTACAGAACCATGGCTTGGAATGCTAGCTGTATTCCTGCTAAGAGCTTCAGCCTTGGATATTGCTCATTGTAGAAAACGGGTTAGAGCTGATGAAATGTATACTTCTGTTAGTGTTACTCAACACCATTTAAGGCAGCTCTGATCTTCCCAGTCACTGGCCACCATATATTGTGTGCTGGGGGTGGTGTGCATGCAGATGGTACAAaactcccttttatttttttgcaggtACGCTTAACTTTAATCTCTATAATACAGTTTGTGACTTTGCACGTTCAGTAGTGCATATGTAATTTCATTATGTCTGTCTGGGAAGTGGGACCTCTATGtttcctgtccctgtgtttGATCTTGTTTGTGAACCCAGCTGTTGCTCAGCCCAAACTGGATCTAAGAATAaccatgggaaaaaaacagtttgCCCTCCTTCTTAATAGTTTCTCCTTTAAgagtgaaaactgaaataaacaagaaaatcaACTTCTAAAACAAGATAACTCACCTAATTTTGTCTTTACCTCTTTGTTAGGTAAGCGAGAAGGTTTAGTCTGTAGTCATGGTGGCACTAAGACTGGCCTGCTTGTGACAAGCATTCTACCCTTTCACTCAGCTTGAAAATCACTTTAAATGTTTCCACCTCCACCAGGGCTTGCGGGAAGGTACGATGCTGTTAGTGGAGGGAGATAAAGCCACGCTGCAAGGGGTGACAGGAGCACGTCTGTTTTTGAGGTAAACGCTTCACTTGAACTGATATCCTTcagacagaaaggaagagaggCTTCTGTTAGACTCCTGGCACATACTGCCTGGCTCCCACATCAGAAGTTACTTAATCCCTTGGTTCCATTTCTCTTTGGGTAAAATGTGAGTATTGTTTAATGCTCCAAAGGAGCCAGCAGTATGACAGCACTTCAAAGGATGTCTGATTAACCCAGTGCATGCTTTGGCATCCAATCCATTGATGCTTATGTTTCCAAATTCTGGTTACCTTTCACAGAAAGAGCCCCAATAGTCAGCTCCTTTATTGAAAGACAGGGAAATGCCAGTTTGGCCCTAATGCACTGAACTCTAGAACAAGAGAATCCATATCTAGAATTATATGGACCGTATCTAAAATGCATGTTACATGATATAGACAAAGAAGGGAGTCAAAACTCTGCTTGAACAGAGTAAGGGTGCCTTGATCCATCCCTAGTAATAGACAGAAGTAGAGTTGTCCCACCTCCCATTAAAGCTCACAGCatgttttgtcttgtttgcAGGGGTAAGAAACCAACTGAACATGAGCCTGGAACAGATTTCAGTTACCTCCTTACTGACAGCAATGCCCTGAATCCATAGCCTTCCATATTCTGCAGCAAAAGTTACTATATGGGGAAGACaatgaggaagaaggaaagagatgCTTATACTCCCAGGGTATTCAGCTttataaataaagataaatatgcattatataaataaagataaatatgcattatatataaataaatatgcattaGTGGGCTCTTATCCTCACCACGATGCATGTCTCGGACATGTCCTTCCCAGCAAAAGGACACTTTTTATTGCAGTACTTGGATAATCACAGCTGTTCAAAGCTTGAAGGGGCCTGTACATGCATGTATCCACTTTGATTCTTTCCCCACCAAAAAATGAAAGTTGCCTTAACACAATTAAGACAGGACACTGAGTCAGCTGTTCCCACTGCCTACTTTTACCTGCTAAATAAAAGAATTGTTCAGTGTACTCCCACAGTTTAATTTTTGTGCTATTAATAAAGGGAGAAGTTATGCATTCAATTACTTTTATTTGCTTCAGACTCATGTTAAATATATACAATTCTAATTATATACAAAAGTGTGCATGTTAAAAATTTTTAGGTTACAAACTTGCAAATCCTAGAAAAgtgcaaaattttaaaacatcttcCACCATGCTgtacatgaaaaaaatccatcattAGCCAATATACACACTCTTAAAACATTGATCAAAACAAAGTAAGACATACAGTATACTCTTAAAGCACCCAGAGGGAAAAAGATATTGCACAGAAGACAGACAAGTTCATTATAGTGCCTGAAGGCTCATTTCTGAAAGTAGTTATTTCCAACACTCCTCAGACCTAAGattcaactttttaaaaaggcattttttggCATTTAAAGATCCATTTGTAATCAAATAATTGCACAATCTGTAAGAATTATCAGAAGATATGGTTAACTGTTGCTGTAAGGCCTTTGCTTCCACCTTCTATTAGCTTCAGTAAAAATTCATCAGGCAAACTGAGTAGCATCACAGCTTCCATCAAAACACTGACCAAAGGGAGGCAAGTCTCACATGCAGCATTTCTCTAATCTCCTGCAGAATCAGAATATGTATTGCAAGTTTTTCTTGaattctttttcccctcatggCTTTCTTTAGGAAACAGCTCACAGCTGCGTATGACTGAAGTAGTATTGTCAGCTGCAAGActtaagtt
This genomic stretch from Oenanthe melanoleuca isolate GR-GAL-2019-014 chromosome 7, OMel1.0, whole genome shotgun sequence harbors:
- the LOC130255582 gene encoding alpha-aspartyl dipeptidase-like, with the translated sequence MGGPRRLLLISNSTLHGGGYLGHCQQHIQSFLGQKVKRVLFIPYALHDRDAYARTAREKFESLGYGLDSIHESCDPVEAVRKSEAIFIGGGNTFRLLKALYDNSLIHEIRKRVLEDGIPYMGSSAGTNVATISINTTNDMPIVYPPSLKALGLVPFNINPHYLDPDVKRTHMGETREERIRQYHEEPNTPPVLGLREGTMLLVEGDKATLQGVTGARLFLRGKKPTEHEPGTDFSYLLTDSNALNP